CTTCCAGCAGGAATGGCGATTATTATCGCATGTCCACGATTTCGGAGGGTAAGAAACAATTATCGCTCAGGTTAGGTGAAGACTATCTGGGTAAAGCCATTGAAGTCGATCATGTCAGTCGATGGGGCTCTACAGAAATAACGGTTCGAATTGTCGAAGGTGACGATGAAACGAAAACGCCTTATCTTTCGATTGGTCTGAATGAAATAAAAGAACCACTTCAGGTGAAAACAACAGACGGCGTGGAGTTTGAATCGATTTTGGACTTAGATAGAAATGAATAAACCACCTGGCAGCTCAATACATTTTACTATATAATAGATAACTTCCAACCTTTAATACTATGGTTACAGTCAGGATAGTTACCGCCGTATTAAATGCAGGCATATTAAGCATCGCGGTTGTAGCCGTAATAAATAGTATAAATAACAACAAAAGGTCAACGACTATTCCCCCACTTTTATCATGCAGGAATTGTTGTCGCTCATCGCTTTCTTTTTTTGATTGAGATATCAGTTTTCCCCTGCTAGTTAACATTTTTTTATGACGTATAATTTGGATAATCACATACATCAACCCGCCAAAGACGATCCATCTGCTGACATTTTCAGCTAAAGTCGTCATGTATCGTGTATCTCCCCATCCCATCTCCCCGACGAATACCATATATAGGAACATAAGTATCAAGACGGTCCAAAGAAATCGAATTCGTATTTTAATTCTTTCTGAGAAAGGTCTATTGTTGAATGTGTTCATCATGCAAATCCTCCAATTCTTTGTTTTCTTGTAAACAAAACAGTTCCTCGATCGTTACTTCAAAAAAACAGGCGATGCGATAAGCTAACATGAGCGATGGTTTGTACTTTCCTTTTTCCAAAGAGATGATCGTCCTTGATGACACATGAACTTGATCAGCCAGTTCTTTTTGTGTCATGTTGTACTGAAGTCGATAGACTTTTATATTGTTTTTCAAGAATGATACCCCCTCATAACATGAAGCTTACTTCACGTGAAGCTAACTTCATGTTAGCATTAATGTGTCTTTTTGTGAAGCAATATTCAGGATGCCAAGGTGATTCTCAGGTCCTCTGTCTTACTCGAACTATATAATTTTGCACGTGCAACCTCGCATAAAGAGATTAGAAACTGGTATATTTCTGTTAAATCAAAAGAATTATGATACAGTTAAGATATCTGCAATAATCAGATATGAAAGGAGATCACAATGGAACAATCAACTGGCTTCGATGTATTTTTTACATTGCTACTTTTCCTGATCATTTTTTCACCATTTGTCTTCTCAAGAAGACAAAAAGAACAAACTGAATGGACCGGGTGGAGAACAATCGTAAAGTCCAGATGGTTTGGTATTCCGCTGATCTTCCTGTTGTTATTCTCTTATTTCGGCTTTTTGAACATTGCCTTGACCGTTACTTTTTCCGTTTTGATCGCTTTTTGTATCTCACTCGCAGCCAACACCTTGACTCATATCTTGAACAGACGACTTAGGGAATAGGGCGGGGGGTTGACCGTGGATCAACGAATTATAAATATGCTCGTGATCTTCCTGACAGGTGCTGTGACTTTGCTATTTTTTGAATTTTACGTGGGCATCGCGTTCGGGATGTATCATCTGATCATCATTGGCTTTAGTATCTACGCGATCGTACAGAATCTCCGTGCCTTACAAAAACGGCGTACCCCATCGCTTCAGTAAACCTCAAGGCCAAAGCGACCATCACTTGCAGGGAGGAAACACGATGTTTCAAGCTACGATCGATTCAGACACCTATTTAGCACTTTTGGAACCCCGCCATGCAAAAGATTTATATCACATCATCGATGCAAGCCGTGACCACTTAGGCGCATGGCTTGCTTTTCCTGAAAAGACGACCAACATCGCAGATTCAGAAGCGTTCATAAAATCCTCGTTAAAACGATTTGCTGAAGACGATGGCTACTGGGTTGGCATTTGGCATCAGGGACAAATGGCGGGATCCATCGGATTCTTATACATGGATCAGGATGCCCGAAAAACGGAGATCGGGTACTGGCTTGGCTCCGGATTCGCCGGAAAAGGGATTGCGACAAAAGCTGTTACAACCATGATCAATCACGCTTTCCATAACCTGAATCTGAACAAAGTTGAGATCAATGTCGCAACGGAAAACAAAAAGAGCCGGGCCATTCCCGAACGTCTTGGGTTTACACAGGAAGGAATCATTCGTCATTATGAATATCTGAATGGCGTCTATCTTGACCGGGTGATCTACGGCCTTTTGCAATCAGAATGGTGAATGGACAAACACACCGAAGGAGGACGCATATGATTACAGGACTGCATCACGCGCAAATCACGATTCCTAAAGGAGCCGAAGAACAAGGAAAGGCCTTTTACTGCGGCATATTGGGGTTACCGGAAATTGAAAAACCCGATGCCTTAAAAGGCAGAGGTGGCTTCTGGTTACAAGTGGGCGACCGTGAAGTTCACGTGGGCACAGAAGATGATTTTGACCGCTACACAACGAAAGCACATGTGGCTTATCAGGTGGATGATCTATCCTACTGGAAGACGGTAATGGAAGAAAACCAAATCGCCACCCTCCCCTCCGTTCCCATTCCACACTTCGACCGCTTCGAATTCCGGGACCCTTTTGGTAACCGGGTAGAACTCATCCAGCCGCTGTAATTCCTTCCTCATACTTGGACTCACTTTCCCAATAGGCCTTTTGCCACGAAAAAAATCAAGACTTGTTTTTTACAAAAAGATCCGGTAGACTGTGGGTTATGGTATATATAGATCTACCAATGAACTTTCAACACAACATATAGTATGACCCGTGATCATGGTGTCCACGCGACTGAAAAGGGAATCCGGTTTAATTCCGGAGCTGTTCCCGCAACTGTAAGTGCTGACGAATCACGCGCAACCACTGCCTTTTAATTTTTAATAAGGTGGGAAGGGCGTGAAAAGGCTGACGCACGAGCCAGGAGACCTGCCATGATCCACGTAAGATCGTCCTCTTCGGGAACTGGGAGGGCAGATCACGGCTCGTCCTGGTAACGGCGCATGTATCCTGATGGATTCTGTACAACGGAGTCCCCGCGCTGACCTGCACTCGTCTGATCTGTTCACCCCGTTTCCCTTTGAGGAGACGGGGTTTTTTGTCATCCAAATCGAAGGAGTGAGTCATCATGAGTATTACATTGAATGAAGGGTTACAACAGCGACTGGAAGAGATTGCAGGCACACATCAGGTAGAACTGAGCCAACTGACAAAAGGCGATCCACTTCAAACCGTCCTTCACCGCATCCCCCACAAGGATTTGATGCAGGACGCATTAAACCGGGTCTCCATGTCCGAACCCGGCTGGACCTACATCGCCGCAGCACTCTATCTCGACAACCTCTACCAGGAAGCAGCCGAAACGAGAAAGCTTGGTCAAACAGGCGGCTATCATGACTTCGGCAACCTGATATTTGAAGGTGTTCGCCGGGGGCTCTATGACCATCGTTTGACGGAAGCCTATACCTTCACTGAACTTGAAGAAGCCGGTGCCATGCTCGATGGCCAAAAAGACCTTCTCTTTCAGCATACAGGGTTGTTTCTCTTGGCAGACCGCTACCTGACACGAACGACGGACGGTGAGCTGTACGAGTTACCGCAGGAGCGGTTTCTCATCATCGCCCTGGTTCTCATGATGAACGAACCGGCGGAAACCCGTCTCTCCCATGTCCGGGAAGCTTACTGGGCGATGAGTCATCTCTACATGACGGTGGCCACACCGACACTGGCCAATGCAGGCAAGAGTCACGGTCAGCTGTCGTCTTGCTTCATCGATACCGTGGATGACTCCCTGGACAGCATCTATCTGAACAACTGGGATATCGCCCGCCTGAGTAAAGACGGCGGCGGAATCGGCGTCTATTACGGCAAGGTCCGTGCCCTGGGCTCTGACATTAAGGGCTTCAAAGGAAACTCCTCCGGGGTTGTGCCGTGGGTCCGGCAATTGAACAACACGGCCGTCAGTGTGGATCAGCTCGGCCAACGCCAGGGTGCCATTGCCATCTACCTGGACATCTTTCATAAAGACATCATGAACGGCTTTCTCGATTTGAAGACGAATAACGGCGACGAGCGCCGGAAAGCCCATGATATTTTCACCGGCATCAGCATCCCTGATCTCTTCATGAGAAAGCTCGAAGAAAAAGACGAAACCGGCAAAAGCGTCGGTGAGTGGCACGTGTTCTGCCCTCATGAAGTCAAACAGACCATGGGCTGGACCGATGAGTTCGGGAACAAACTGGGTCTTGAGGACTTCTATGACGAAAAAGACCAGCTCTATTTTACAGAAAAATACGAAGAAGCGGTGGCCCATCCACTCCTGCCAAGACAGACCTACCGCGCGATGGATATTATGGCCCGGATGATGGTTTCCCAGCTTGAAACCGGTACCCCGTTCTTCTTTTACCGGGATGAAGTGAACCGCCGGAATGCCAATAAACATACTGGTTCACCAGGACGAACAGCGATTTATTCCAGCAATTTGTGCACGGAGATTGCCCAGAACATGTCCGCCACCACCATTCAAAAAGAATACGAAACCGCTGAAGGTGATCAGGTGATTGTCCGCCGGCCAGGGGACTTCGTCGTCTGCAACCTCTCGTCCATCAACCTTGGCAATGCGGGAAATCAGATGACCTTGCAGCGCCTTATTCCGATTCAGATGCGCATGCTCGACAACGTCATTGATCTGAACAACCTCCCTGTCCAGCAGGCGCAGCGCACGAACCGCAAATACCGTGCTGTGGGGCTGGGCACCTTCGGCTGGCACCATTACCTGGCGAAAAACGCCATCCACTGGGAGTCGGAAGAAGCCGTCACCGAAGCGGACAGGCTCTATGAGAACATTGCCTACCTGAGCATCAAAGCGTCCAAGGAGCTGGCGAAAGAAAAAGGGGCCTACCCGGCATTTTCCGGATCTGAATGGGCATCCGGCGCCTACTTCGAGCAGCGGGAGTACGTTTCAGAAGAGTGGCAGGAATTAAAACAGGACGTGCAGGAACACGGGGTTCGAAACGGCTGGATGATGGCCATAGCGCCAAACTCCTCCACTGCAAAAATCGGCGGCTCCACCGACGGAATCGATCCGCTGTATGCCGTGGAATTTGCCGAAGAGAAAAAGAACTTCAAATTTCTCGTCACCGCACCGGAGCTCGATCACAACACGTACCCGTATTACCGCAAAACCCGCCATCAGCTCGACCAGAAGTGGAGTATCCGGCAAAACGCTGCCCGCCAGCGCCATATCGATCAGGGCATCAGCTTCAATCTGTACGTGCATCACAATATCCGCGCGAAAGAACTCCTGGACCTGCACCTGGATGCCTGGAAGCAGAAGCTCAAGACCACCTATTACATTCGCAGCACCTCACAAGAAGAAATCGAAAGCTGTGACGTATGCGAAAGCTGACGGTCTGATCAACGTTTGTATTCATAAAGATTAGCATTAAATGAGTGACAGGCGGCGACGCTCGAGGGATTAGCGCAGTCCGAAAATCCACTTTCGCAAAGCGAAAGTTAGTTGAGGACAAGCCCCTGAGCAAGCGTCCGCCGTAAGCGAATGAAATATACGATGATCAACACAGAGGCTCATAAAATAAACAATAAAAGGAGCGATTCCCATGATCCACGAACCGATGACCCGGATTCCGTTATTGAATCCCCAATTCCCAAATCGCGCCACAGGGCTGATCCACGGAGAAGCCTCTGGCATTCTCAACTGGAATGACATCGCTTATCCGCAGATGTACGATCTGTACCAGACGCTCCTCGCCAACTTCTGGAAAGCGCAGGAGATCAACATGCAGGACGACATCAAACAGTGGGCCACACTCTCGGATACGGAACAGGATGTGTTTCTCAGGATCAACACCCAGCTGGCCTCTTTGGACAGCCTGCAGACGCCGACGATGAGTCAGGTCATGGATTATGTCACCGATCCATCCTTCAAGGCGATCTTCGCCGTCGTTGCCCAGCAGGAAGCGGTGCACAATGAATCGTATTCCTATGTGCTGAGCTCCCTGATCCCCCAGCAGGATCAGGCCGAACGCTTCGATGAGGCAAAGAATGATCCCCTCATTCAAAAACGAAATGACGTCATTTTAAACGCCTATGAACAGTTCCGGCAAAACCCGTCACCCCAGAACCTGTTTGAACTGGCCGTCCAGTCACTGAATCTTGAAGGGGTCTATTTTTACGCCGGATTTGCCTTCTTCTATCACCTGGCCCGCCAGCAGAAGATGCTGAAGACGAGCACGATGATCAGCTACATCCAGCGTGACGAAATGCAGCACGCCTACTATATGTCCCAGTTCATCCGCATTCTCTTAACGGAAAATCCGGATCTGAACACGAAGGAAAATGTGGATTATATTTACGAGGCCATGGACAAGGCCGCATCTCTTGAAAAAGAGTGGGCGAACGTCATCCTGTCGGACATTGACGGCATTGACCTGAGCGAATTTCACGGCTACGTGAACTATCTGGTGAATAAGCGCCTGAGACAACTGGGCCTTGCCAATCTCTATCCCGATCAGGACAATCCGATGCCATGGATTCATGTATTCAGTGATTCCATGATGAATCAGACGAAATCGGACTTCTTTGAACAAAAGTCCAGATCCTATACAAAGGTGACATCCAACAATGGCTTTGACGAATTATAACCCGAAGATTGTCATCTTGCCCTATTCCATGACAGGCAACACCCGGGCAGTGGCGGACTTAATCCGCGACTTGTCCGGGGATTATGCTGCAGAGATCCATCCGAACCCCGACCCCAAAACCGTTCCGGACCTGATCCGGTCAACGGATATCCTCATGATTGGTACATACAGTTGGGGAAACGGTGAGATCCCGGAAGGTTTTTCACCCATACTGGACGCCGTCAAATCCCATGCCGAACCGGGACTGATTACCGGTGTTTTCGGCACGGGAGACAGCTTTTATCCGGCATTTTGCGGCGCCGTGGACAGACTTGCTGAAGATCTTCATGACACTTGCTTCGTCGCAGAGCGTCTAAAGATCGAACTGATGCCCCAGCCTTCAGACATCGACAGATGCCGGACATTCATTCATACATTAACATCGCACTTAGCCATTGCCACACCAACACAAGGGGGAATCCGGTCATGACCCAGACCACATTGCATCCTGAACAACACGTGACAACGTCCCAATCGCTCATGGACGAGCTCGACCATGTCGTCACCTCAAACGATCCCAGCGTCACCCGGGAAAACGCCAACGTGGACAGCACGTCCCCAAGCGGGATGATGAACCGGTTTGCCAGCATTGCTGCCAAGTCCTATGCCAGGGAGCACCTGCTGTCTCCGGAAGTGAATGAGGCCATTGACCAGAACCTCATTCACATACACGACCTGGATTACTACGTGACCGGCACCACCACCTGCTGTCAGATTCCATTGGGGAAACTGTTGGCCACAGGCTTTGACACCGGCCACGGCTTCATCCGGCCGCCTAAAACCATTACCACCGCGATGTCCCTTGCAGCGATCATTTTCCAGAGCAACCAGAACCAGCAGCATGGTGGACAGAGCTATCAGGCGTTTGAGCGGGATTTGGCCCCTTTCGTTACACGATCTCTTGAGCGAAAGAAAGATACGATTCTCCGGCTCTCTCCTGATGAAGATCCCGTTCGCCTGGAGAAACTCGCCTGGGAAGAAACAGATCTTGAGGTGTATCAGGCTTGCGAAGCCTTTATCCACAACCTGAACAGCCTGCACTCAAGGAGCGGTGGCCAGGTCCCTTTCACCTCCATCAATTATGGTACGGACACCTCACCTGAAGGAAGACTGATTGTCCAAAACCTTCTGAAAGCAACGATGCGAGGTTTGGGACACGGTGAAACACCCATCTTCCCGATTCAGATCATGAAACTGAAAAAAGGGATCAACCTGAATCCTGAAGACCCGAATTACGACTTGTATCAACTGGCCCTTGAAACAACAGGAAAACGCCTTTTTCCGAATTTCAGTTTTCTCGATGCACCGTTTAATGAAGCACTCTATGACCCTGAACGGCCGGATACGGAAGTCGCCTATATGGGCTGCCGCACCCGTGTGATGCAGGATCGTCATGGGGACGACATCAGCGTCGGCCGCGGGAATCTGTCTTTCACGAGCTTAAATCTCGTCAAACTGGCACTGATGAGTCAGGATGAATCTGACTTCTTTCAACGTCTGGATGAGACTGCCAGACTCATCATCCGGCAACTGCTGGAACGATACCGGTATCAGTGCAAACAATCCCCTGCATCCTTTTCATTCCTCTTCGGTCAAAAACTGTGGATGAAGAGTGAACAGCTTGATGAAGGAGCAGCAATGGAAGACGTACTGAAGCACGGCACGCTAAGCATCGGTTTCATCGGTCTCGCCGAATGCCTCAAGGTGCTCACAGGAAACCACCACGGGGAATCAGAAACCGCCCAGTCTCTCGGACTTGCCATCGTTAAAAGGCTCCGTGATCTTTGTGACGAAGCAAGCAAAACCCATGACCTGAACATTACCCTGATTGCCACTCCTGCGGAAGGATTGAGCGGGCGTTTTGTAAAGCGTGATCACGAGGAATTCAGCACGATTCCGGGCGTTACAGACCGCTCCTACTACACCAATGCCTTTCATGTTCCGGTTTATTACTCGTGCCGCATTGCCGACAAAATCCGGATCGAAGCACCGTACCATGCATTGACAAACGCCGGACATATCAGCTACATCGAAGTGGACGGTGCCGTAAGCGGGAACCTTCAAGCGATGGATACCATTGTCCGGCACATGGCAGAGAGCGGGATCGGCTACGGCAGCATCAATCATCCTGTCGACCGCTGCCTGTATTGCAGCCACACGGGACCGATCGACACAAGCTGCCCGTCCTGCGGAAACGACGATTCGGACAAAATTGAACGCATCCGACGGATCACCGGCTATCTCGTCGGTTCCATGTCACGCTGGAATCCGGCAAAAACGGCTGAAGAATCGGAACGGGTAAAGCATCGATGAATCCGGTTGCTACCGCATGTATCCTCGACATTCGCCATGATTCCGTCGTGGACGGAGCCGGCTTGAGAAGCGTCGTCTTCTTTGCCGGATGTCCTCATCACTGTCCGGGCTGTCACAACCCGGAATCCTGGCATGAAGAAAATGGACGGCAAATCGACGTACAGGCCATTATCGATGAGCTGCTGGACAACCCCCTCACCAATGTGACCTTAAGCGGCGGCGAACCATTCAGTCAGGCCCGTGCAGCAAAAATAATCGCCACCGCATGCAAAAAAGCCGGTAAAGACATCTGGGTCTTTACCGGCTGGACAAAAGAAGAGCTCCTCGAGAGAGAAGATCCCGATGAACTGGCGCTTCTCTTCACTGCAGACACGCTGGTGGACGGCCGTTTTGATCAAAATCAAATCGACACCACACCATCCTTCCGTGGCAGTACCAACCAGCGCATTCTCAGCAGACCCTTCAGCTGACAAACGCCGGAAAAACAGCTGCCAAGCGTGCGATACTGTTGTGGCACTTCACGAACATTTCACGTCGTCAACTGCTTTAGGGCGATATGGGAAAAGCAGAACCCTTCAATCAGGATTCTGCTTTTTCAATTAATATTCATTTTTAATTCCTGAGCTCTTTTTTCATCCGATCAAATTCATTCTCATCGATATCCAACAATTCCATAATGGTTTCTTTGGATTCACCCCGATGCATCAACTTCCCGAAGATCTGTAATGTTTTTTGCATCTGTCCTTCTTGTCTTCCCTCTTGTCTTCCTTCTTTTTTCCCCATCTGTCTGCCCTCTTTTTTCAGTTCCTCTGCCAGACTCATAATGATTTCGCCTCCTTCCGGTTGAACCGTTTTCACCTGTTCATGGATTGTATTCAGACTTTCCCTTGTGAATTGACTGTTGCCTTCGAGCAAATATCTCAGTAATCGAATCACCTGTTCAGCATAACTGTCACTGATCTCGTGGATGGCACCCATTGTCAACAGGTCAATCAGCCTTTCCTCCAGCTGCTTCGGTTGATCCTCATGTACAAGTGAGAAAACTTCCAATGTGATGCGCAAAAAGGAATGCCTGATCAGCTTGATCGCTTCTCGTTCCTGCACATCAAACAACAGATAATCAAAATCCGGAATGAATGGGTCAAACATTTCCAGACTTTCAGCCTCGAACCCATCAAACACATATTTCGTGAAATTTGTGGAGCGGTTCCAGTGCTTTTTCCTTTGTGAGATCAGAATCGGCAGAATGAATGATTTCGGTTTGTTGTTCGTTTCACTCCGCCAGATTTCTGTCATATACGTCAAGAGCTGCAGGGATACATGCCGCTCTGAAAAACTTTTGTGCTCAAAGAGCAGGTACACTTTCCCCTGTTCGTTGTTTTTCATTTTAACATCAAACAACAGATCCGCAAATAACGCTGACTGGTCATTCGAAATGAACGTGTCTTTCCTTGTCCGAAGACTGCCTGTATCCATCCGTTGCCTGATCGATGCCGGTACGATCTTATCGATCAGCGCTGTTGTCAGTTCCGGGTCACTGAACATCTCCTTAAACATCATGTCGTGAATCGAATGGGATGCCAAATACTCCACTCCTCCTTCTGATTTTCCAACACCGTTTTGTGCAGAAAACGATGGGTAAACTTGTTCTTTCAGTGAGGAGGGGTGAAGTGCGATTGTTGCGCTCGTTTTTCCGACTGAATAACATCCATCTTTAGGGATGCTCATCTTCGATATTGGATACCTCCATTATACTGAACGCGAACATATGATTGCAATAAACCTTTATAATATATATTAAAAGCGACAAGTCCCCATTTCATACCGGAATCTTGTCGCCTTCGTTATTTTTATTTGTCACCTCTGAAGGATAACCCCTTCAGGAAATATTTATTAAACAAAATATACAATACCAGAACCGGCAGGGTGAACACCATCGATGCCGCCATGACATAATTCCAGTAGGTCGCATAGTCAGACTGGAAAGCATTCAAGCCTACCGGTAACGTGTACATCGACGCATCCGTCATGATGATTAGCGGAGCCATAAAATTGTTCCAAAAACCCATGAATACAAAGATGGCCATTGCCCCGATGGATGCTTTCGCCATTGGCATAACGATCCGGAAAAACGTGCCGATCCGGCTTAACCCGTCGATTGCTGCCGCTTCCTCAACCTCTTTCGGGAAGTTCACAAAGAATTGCCGCATCATAAAGATGAAAGTCGCATTGATCATACCTGGGACAATCAAACCCTGGTAGCTGTTCAACCAGCCAAGCTCCTTTAGGATCAGAAAGTTCGGAATCATCGTTACCTGTGCCGGAATCATTAAAACCGCCAGCACAATGATGAACCAGGTAGTGCGTCCAGGAAAGGCAACCCGTGCCAATGCGTACCCCGCCATGGAATTAAACACAATATTCAGTGCCGTTCCGATCACAGCAACGATCACACTGTTTAACAGCCATCTCGGAAACAATTCTTGTTCCGTGAAAATGGTGACGTAATTATCAAACGTGAAATTCTCCGGGAAAATATTCAGTCCTGCAGACAGAATTTCATTCAGCGGTTTAAACGACGCAGACAGAGCCCAGGCAAAAGGGAGCAGCGTAATCACCGCGTAACTGAATAACAGGATATAGAGAAATGCCTTCAGGTAGTTCGGTTGTTCTTTCTTCATTACGTGACTCCCCTTTCTAGTAAATCTCCTCGTTCTTTTGCATCTTACGCTGAATCAGGGTGGCAACGAGAATAATCAAGGCCAGAGACACCGCGAGTGCTGCTGCGTAACCCATCTGATTATTCGAGAATGCATATTGATAAATCAACAATACGACTGTCAACGTTGAGTTATTCGGTCCACCGGAGCCACCGGAGAACATATAAGACTGATCAAACAGCTGAAACGTGCCGATGATCCCGATAATAATCACAAATCCGGTCACTGGTTTCAGCATCGGGATGGTGACGTACAGAAATTTTTGAATCGCAGATGCCCCATCGAGTTCTGCAGCTTCATACAGTGATTCCGGAATATCCTGAAGGGCTGCCAGATAGATCACCATGAACATCGGTGCTGTTGCCCAGATATTCATAATCATAATGGAAATCAAAGCAACACTCGGATCATTCAGCCAGTTGTATGTAGGCAGTCCTACCGAACCTAGTATGGTATTAATTAAGCCATCGGGACGATACATCCACATAAAAATCATGACCAATACGGCAGACGAGGTTAATGTCGGTATAAAGTAGATGACCCTGAACCATTTCTCTCCCTTCATTCCTGCATTGAGTGTAGCCGCAAGAACCAAGGCAAGGATCGTCTGTGTCGGCACCACAATCGCGACATAGAATGCCGTATTTTGCAGGGCTATCAATGCTCGATCATCGTTCGCCATACGGATGAAATTATCAAACCAGACAAAATCAAAACTTGTTTCTCCCAGGAGATTCACGTCGTTAAACGCCAAATACAGTGCAAACAAAATCGGACCGATCAAAAAAACCAGAATGGTAAAAATCGCTGGTGACATGAACAGATACCCTTGTCCTGCTTCCCTCAGCTGACTTTTCGTCATTGTAAAACGTGCCATAGTACTTGAACCCCTTTCTTCTGGCATGCATGGCCAGAAGGAGGTGAAACACCTCCTTTCTGGACCATGTTCACCAGTCTATCTGTCAGTCCTGAATTTCGTTTTCCGCAACACGCTGTGCTTCTTCAAGTGCCTCTTCTAAAGTTTGATCTCCGATAAAAGCACTGGAAAACTGATTTTCAAAGTTTGAATTGATAATCGGCAGGTTCGTATCATCTGCCCACACCGTTGCGTAGCTGGCACCTTCGATAAATGGTTCATAAATTTCCGGTCGTTCATAATCCATTTGTTCAGCAACAGAAGCACGGGACGGCAGTGCTAATCCACTCGATGTCCACATTTCCATCCCCTCTTTCCCCGTCAGGAATTCGATTAACTGCCATGCTTCTTCTTTTACTTCAGACTGATGATTCATCGAATAAGACACCGTGTACGCCATCGTTGACGGGTCATTATCGATTACAGGAATTTCCACAACACCGTAGTCAACATCAGGGAACGCATCGTCCATGAACTCGATCATCCAGTTTCCTTCAATAATCATCGATGCCCGTTCGGTTCCGAACATGTCACCGCCCCATTCAGCTCCAACATCTGACGGTGCTGCACCAACTTCTGACTCGTTTCGCATATCTACAATAGGCTGCAACGCTTCAATCACGGCCGGATCCGTGAAGTTCGGCTGGTTATCCACGACTACTTCTCCACCGAGTGATTCCGCAATGAAATACAGACGTGCCAGATCCGTCACTATCCCGAAACCGTAGCGGTCTTCCGTCGTCAATTCACCAGCAACCTCCTCCAGCTCATCCCATGTTTCGGGTGGGGCTTCAATACCGGCTTCATCAAAGTGATCTTTATTATAGAAGAGTGCCAGTGTGGACGTATCCTTTGGCAGACCCCACAGCTCTCCATCGTTGCGGAAGGCATCGATCAAAGGATCCTCAAAATCATCCACATCGAATTCATCTGTGATATAGCCATCGAGTGGTTCCAACACACCGGCATCGATCAAACCAGGTGCTTCAAACGCATCCAGGAAAAATACATCCGAAGCTTCTCCACCAATCAAACGTGTACGCAGGACATCCATATACTGATCGGCAATGGTATCCACCTCAACGTTAATATGTGGATACTTTTCTTCAAAGGCATCCAGCGTTTCTTCGAAATAACGCTGCTCTGTTGGAGATGATTGCCAGCCTGTCAGCCGGACTGTTACCTCCTCTTGATCACCTTCATCAGAGACAT
This Salisediminibacterium beveridgei DNA region includes the following protein-coding sequences:
- a CDS encoding ribonucleotide-diphosphate reductase subunit beta codes for the protein MIHEPMTRIPLLNPQFPNRATGLIHGEASGILNWNDIAYPQMYDLYQTLLANFWKAQEINMQDDIKQWATLSDTEQDVFLRINTQLASLDSLQTPTMSQVMDYVTDPSFKAIFAVVAQQEAVHNESYSYVLSSLIPQQDQAERFDEAKNDPLIQKRNDVILNAYEQFRQNPSPQNLFELAVQSLNLEGVYFYAGFAFFYHLARQQKMLKTSTMISYIQRDEMQHAYYMSQFIRILLTENPDLNTKENVDYIYEAMDKAASLEKEWANVILSDIDGIDLSEFHGYVNYLVNKRLRQLGLANLYPDQDNPMPWIHVFSDSMMNQTKSDFFEQKSRSYTKVTSNNGFDEL
- a CDS encoding helix-turn-helix transcriptional regulator, which encodes MKNNIKVYRLQYNMTQKELADQVHVSSRTIISLEKGKYKPSLMLAYRIACFFEVTIEELFCLQENKELEDLHDEHIQQ
- a CDS encoding ribonucleoside-diphosphate reductase subunit alpha, whose amino-acid sequence is MSITLNEGLQQRLEEIAGTHQVELSQLTKGDPLQTVLHRIPHKDLMQDALNRVSMSEPGWTYIAAALYLDNLYQEAAETRKLGQTGGYHDFGNLIFEGVRRGLYDHRLTEAYTFTELEEAGAMLDGQKDLLFQHTGLFLLADRYLTRTTDGELYELPQERFLIIALVLMMNEPAETRLSHVREAYWAMSHLYMTVATPTLANAGKSHGQLSSCFIDTVDDSLDSIYLNNWDIARLSKDGGGIGVYYGKVRALGSDIKGFKGNSSGVVPWVRQLNNTAVSVDQLGQRQGAIAIYLDIFHKDIMNGFLDLKTNNGDERRKAHDIFTGISIPDLFMRKLEEKDETGKSVGEWHVFCPHEVKQTMGWTDEFGNKLGLEDFYDEKDQLYFTEKYEEAVAHPLLPRQTYRAMDIMARMMVSQLETGTPFFFYRDEVNRRNANKHTGSPGRTAIYSSNLCTEIAQNMSATTIQKEYETAEGDQVIVRRPGDFVVCNLSSINLGNAGNQMTLQRLIPIQMRMLDNVIDLNNLPVQQAQRTNRKYRAVGLGTFGWHHYLAKNAIHWESEEAVTEADRLYENIAYLSIKASKELAKEKGAYPAFSGSEWASGAYFEQREYVSEEWQELKQDVQEHGVRNGWMMAIAPNSSTAKIGGSTDGIDPLYAVEFAEEKKNFKFLVTAPELDHNTYPYYRKTRHQLDQKWSIRQNAARQRHIDQGISFNLYVHHNIRAKELLDLHLDAWKQKLKTTYYIRSTSQEEIESCDVCES
- a CDS encoding flavodoxin domain-containing protein, producing MALTNYNPKIVILPYSMTGNTRAVADLIRDLSGDYAAEIHPNPDPKTVPDLIRSTDILMIGTYSWGNGEIPEGFSPILDAVKSHAEPGLITGVFGTGDSFYPAFCGAVDRLAEDLHDTCFVAERLKIELMPQPSDIDRCRTFIHTLTSHLAIATPTQGGIRS
- a CDS encoding VOC family protein, which translates into the protein MITGLHHAQITIPKGAEEQGKAFYCGILGLPEIEKPDALKGRGGFWLQVGDREVHVGTEDDFDRYTTKAHVAYQVDDLSYWKTVMEENQIATLPSVPIPHFDRFEFRDPFGNRVELIQPL
- a CDS encoding GNAT family N-acetyltransferase, with product MFQATIDSDTYLALLEPRHAKDLYHIIDASRDHLGAWLAFPEKTTNIADSEAFIKSSLKRFAEDDGYWVGIWHQGQMAGSIGFLYMDQDARKTEIGYWLGSGFAGKGIATKAVTTMINHAFHNLNLNKVEINVATENKKSRAIPERLGFTQEGIIRHYEYLNGVYLDRVIYGLLQSEW